The following coding sequences are from one Anguilla anguilla isolate fAngAng1 chromosome 12, fAngAng1.pri, whole genome shotgun sequence window:
- the LOC118209045 gene encoding probable G-protein coupled receptor 83 translates to MRSTCALLPLTYLATNLQNSRARVYNDSLFERIAEAAANRSSFYTLDDNTLADLQFLIGKKKYGAESQNPTIKSLLIIAYSFIIIISLFGNILVCHVVIKNKRIHSATSLFIVNLAIADILITLLNTPFTLVRFVNSTWVFGKGMCHISRFVQYCSLHVCTLTLTAIALDRRQVILHPLKPRMSTMRGVVCIAVIWLMATCFSLPHAIYQKLFTFVYSKDILRSLCLPDFPEPSDLYWKYIDLATFILLYMLPLLIITGAYTTVAKRLWRRNAIGDVTTKQYFAHRKKKKKTIKMLMAVVAVFAICWFPLNCYVVLISSQVIHTSNALYFSFHWFAMSSTCYNPFIYCWLNDSFRAELKYLAGMCRKTPCRAPMRSQPTTAPIHRVAWAESHAASSHTQAKESHGLHSTSHTQSGKTDILSVEPIVAVS, encoded by the exons ATGAGGAGTACTTGTGCGCTGTTGCCTTTGACATACCTGGCTACCAACTTGCAGAATTCGCGAGCTCGAGTGTACAATGACTCGTTGTTTGAGAGAATTGCTGAAGCTGCTGCGAACAGGTCAAGTTTTTACACTTTGGACGACAACACTTTGGCCGATTTGCAGTTTCTGATCGGAAAGAAGAAATATGGTGCAGAATCTCAGAATCCGACCATCAAATCTCTATTAATCATAGCTTACTCATTCATTATAATCATCTCCCTCTTTGGAAATATTCTCGTTTGCCACGTcgtgataaaaaataaaaggattcATTCTGCCACAAGTTTGTTCATCGTGAATCTGGCTATCGCTGACATCCTTATTACCCTCCTCAACACCCCATTCACTTTG GTGCGTTTTGTGAACAGTACCTGGGTATTCGGAAAAGGCATGTGCCACATCAGTAGATTTGTGCAGTATTGCTCTTTACACGTGTGCACACTCACATTGACTGCCATAGCACTGGATAGACGGCAG GTTATTTTACATCCATTAAAGCCAAGAATGTCCACAATGCGAGGCGTAGTCTGCATTGCAGTGATTTGGTTGATGGCTACCTGTTTTTCCCTCCCCCACGCAATCTACCAGAAGTTATTCACATTTGTGTACAG CAAAGACATACTGCGCAGTCTGTGTCTCCCAGATTTCCCTGAGCCCTCAGATCTCTACTGGAAGTACATTGACCTGGCGACTTTCATACTGTTGTACATGCTACCACTCCTCATCATAACTGGGGCCTACACCACCGTGGCCAAGAGGTTATGGCGGCGAAATGCCATCGGTGATGTAACCACAAAGCAGTATTTTGCCCaccgaaagaagaagaagaagacaatCAAGATGCTGATGGCAGTGGTTGCAGTGTTTGCCATCTGCTGGTTCCCCCTCAACTGCTATGTGGTGCTTATCTCTAGCCAGGTCATCCACACAAGCAATGCCCTCTACTTCTCCTTCCACTGGTTTGCCATGAGCAGCACCTGCTACAACCCATTTATCTATTGCTGGCTCAATGACAGTTTCCGTGCTGAGTTGAAGTACCTGGCGGGCATGTGCCGGAAGACCCCGTGCAGGGCACCAATGCGCTCGCAGCCCACCACAGCCCCCATTCACCGTGTTGCATGGGCTGAGAGCCATGCTGCCTCCTCTCACACCCAGGCAAAGGAGAGTCATGGCCTGCACTCCACCTCCCACACCCAATCCGGTAAAACAGACATCCTCTCTGTGGAGCCCATCGTGGCTGTCAGCTAA